In Nitrosophilus labii, the following proteins share a genomic window:
- a CDS encoding LTA synthase family protein, translating into MQSRFSYYLTLLKNLIILQFFFLFIMSLFRLAFFKFASSEIKADFIDYFNTFLLGLRLDLSVLGYVFSIPLLFLIFAYILNRFISFTFVKRVLFFYFFTFYLFISLILASDIGFFSYFGDRINIMIFGIFDDDTRALWEIAKKNYNLFLIFTVTLVYIFIIYKLVKRFTLEIKAVKVKNYGILKQISIFFMLILLTFIAIRGTFGLFPIYHWTKDVAHDNFLNKISKNGVYLFVEAIKQYKKSKNGETDYIKEMGFSSKIEEAFKIVSNKENIDKTDLIKSITYNTRYNEKLEKNRLNVVVIMVESFGMPILKYQRDNFDIMRKLKKHFENDILFKNFISASNGTIVSLEPMLLNLVARPKSVPYAQSIYQNISFKQAAAKVYQKKGYETSFIYGGELSWRNVGNFFSKQGFDKVVGKAKILYELSLDKKNSTHDWGVYDQYLYDYILKKLQNSKKPQFIFALTTNNHPPYTIPKDYKSKKMIFSEELKKHLRGDLELIKKRLYDYQYALDMAGRFLDMVKSSSLAEKTVVVITADNNTIEGVMHYDNYVEESKKIPLYIYIPKSFKPKDVDMQVPGSHKDIMPTLYNLTLSNAKYIAVGTNLLDKKVLHCGFNDKGIIISKEGAFRFKKAANKEQKLCEKYYKAALAATDYIVKSHLKK; encoded by the coding sequence TTGCAAAGTAGATTTTCTTACTATTTGACTCTACTTAAAAATCTGATCATATTACAATTTTTCTTTCTGTTTATAATGTCGCTATTTAGGCTAGCTTTTTTCAAATTTGCCTCATCTGAAATAAAAGCTGATTTTATCGACTATTTCAACACGTTTTTGTTAGGTTTGAGACTTGATCTATCAGTTTTGGGGTATGTTTTTTCTATACCTCTTCTTTTTTTAATATTTGCTTACATCTTAAACAGGTTCATATCTTTTACATTTGTAAAAAGAGTGCTCTTTTTCTATTTTTTTACTTTTTATCTTTTTATATCATTGATTTTGGCTTCCGATATAGGTTTTTTCTCCTATTTTGGAGATAGAATAAACATAATGATTTTTGGAATCTTTGACGATGATACTAGGGCTTTATGGGAGATTGCAAAGAAAAATTATAATCTCTTTTTAATTTTTACGGTTACATTAGTATATATTTTTATCATATATAAGTTAGTAAAAAGATTTACTTTAGAGATAAAAGCTGTAAAAGTAAAGAATTATGGGATTTTAAAACAGATATCGATCTTTTTTATGTTAATACTTTTAACCTTTATAGCTATCAGAGGAACGTTTGGACTATTTCCTATTTATCACTGGACAAAAGACGTAGCGCACGACAATTTTTTAAATAAAATCTCAAAAAACGGCGTATATCTATTTGTAGAGGCTATAAAACAGTATAAAAAAAGTAAAAATGGAGAAACTGACTATATAAAAGAGATGGGATTTTCTTCTAAAATTGAAGAAGCTTTTAAGATAGTCTCTAATAAAGAGAATATTGACAAAACAGATCTCATAAAGAGTATAACCTATAATACTCGTTATAATGAAAAATTGGAAAAAAATCGGTTGAATGTTGTAGTTATAATGGTAGAGAGTTTTGGTATGCCGATACTCAAATATCAAAGAGATAATTTTGATATTATGAGGAAGCTTAAAAAACATTTTGAAAATGATATCTTGTTTAAGAACTTTATATCTGCTTCAAACGGTACGATAGTTTCGTTGGAACCTATGCTTTTAAATCTAGTTGCTAGACCAAAAAGCGTACCTTATGCTCAAAGTATCTATCAAAACATCTCTTTTAAGCAGGCGGCGGCAAAAGTGTATCAAAAAAAGGGTTATGAGACCTCATTTATATACGGCGGTGAACTTTCTTGGAGAAACGTTGGAAACTTCTTTTCTAAACAGGGTTTTGATAAAGTAGTGGGGAAAGCTAAAATATTATATGAGCTCTCTTTAGATAAGAAAAATTCCACGCACGACTGGGGAGTATATGATCAATATCTTTACGACTATATTTTGAAAAAATTACAAAATTCAAAAAAACCGCAATTCATATTTGCTTTAACTACAAATAACCATCCTCCATACACTATACCTAAAGACTATAAATCAAAAAAAATGATTTTTAGCGAGGAGTTGAAAAAACATCTAAGAGGAGATTTGGAACTTATAAAAAAAAGGCTTTACGATTATCAATACGCACTAGATATGGCGGGGAGATTTTTGGATATGGTTAAATCTTCTTCTTTAGCCGAAAAGACGGTCGTAGTTATAACCGCTGACAATAACACTATTGAGGGTGTTATGCATTACGACAATTATGTAGAAGAGTCTAAAAAGATCCCTTTATATATATATATTCCTAAAAGTTTCAAACCAAAAGATGTAGATATGCAAGTTCCAGGTTCTCACAAAGATATAATGCCCACTCTTTACAATCTCACGCTCTCAAACGCAAAGTATATAGCCGTAGGAACCAATTTGTTAGATAAAAAGGTTCTTCATTGCGGTTTTAACGATAAAGGTATCATTATCTCAAAAGAGGGAGCTTTTAGGTTCAAAAAAGCCGCAAACAAAGAGCAAAAGTTATGTGAAAAGTATTATAAGGCTGCATTAGCCGCTACGGATTATATAGTAAAAAGTCATTTAAAAAAGTAA
- the ccsA gene encoding cytochrome c biogenesis protein CcsA has translation MRNMILNIWNILISMKTMVILTIIFAFSIAVATFIENDFGTETAWALVYAAKWFEILQILLGINLAGNIVRYKLYRLKKLPAFIFHLGFLIILIGSGLTRYFGYEGVMHIREGQSENRMLSADAYLQIQAKKGDEEAYKEKKIFLSSIGGNDFEEKLEIGGKTLYVRYKDFIKNAEKIVVEDKNGKPIISITVATPSGPEIYILEYNQYADLGPILITFGAKEPKEVKKPYLHIFIKDGKFYFTSNQDTGYFKMATQEKGMLAANKAHPYETKLMYIINGIQLVPQKALLKGVKKIVSADEVDSAMKMKGQKLSALVVEVELDGEKKEVALMGMGRRFKGYSENINIKDTQISLEWGSKELTLPFYLYLKDFVIEKYPGSMSPSSYESHVILYDEKNGVKMPYRIYMNHTLEYGGFKFFQSSYDQDEKGTILSVNHDPGKWPTYIGYILLGVGFLLNILNPYSRFGRLARTRYIKPTQNALALILFFTMVSGKLYAQNEQHIHTHQINNIDKIIETVKKIDKKHADLFGTILLQGPDGRIKPIDSAAIDILNKIHGSDTMFGLTHNQIILGMASKPTYWQKIKMIKVNHPGVKKLLGLNENEKYFAFIDIFDKYGNYKLAKLVEEAVRKRPGERDKFDKELIKVDERINIAYMVYTGEFMRIFPLKNDPNKTWYSPSAALKTFPPEERKVIRTILEKNFKGLNKGLNTGDWTLADEAVNEIKAYQKKYGSDIIPSENRIKAELLYNRLDIFNRLVPVYLISGLILLFFIFARLMKPSLNLEKPTKIVVIILFLAFLAHTFNLGLRWYVAGHAPWSNGYEAMLYISWSIILAGILFARQSEFAVSSTAIFAGITLFVAHLSWLDPQITTLVPVLKSYWLTIHVSVITASYGFLGLSALLGFIALILFILLGFTKNTETQKQIVLNINEANRINEMSMIVGLSLLTLGNFLGGVWANESWGRYWGWDPKETWALVTILVYTALIHLRFVPKAWNSFNFAAFSVVSYSSVIMTYFGVNYYLSGLHSYAAGDPVPIPTWVYYAVAIVSAIILAAYKNTRIYDSVKKAALRDIN, from the coding sequence ATGAGAAATATGATCCTAAATATTTGGAATATTCTTATATCTATGAAAACAATGGTGATTTTAACGATAATTTTCGCATTTTCTATAGCGGTAGCCACATTTATAGAAAACGATTTTGGAACCGAAACGGCCTGGGCGCTGGTATATGCGGCAAAATGGTTTGAGATACTGCAAATACTTCTTGGAATAAACCTTGCCGGAAATATCGTACGATATAAACTATACCGCTTGAAAAAACTTCCTGCTTTTATATTTCATTTAGGATTTTTAATAATTCTCATAGGCTCAGGACTTACTAGATATTTTGGATATGAAGGTGTAATGCATATTAGAGAAGGACAAAGCGAAAATAGAATGTTATCGGCCGATGCATACCTGCAGATTCAAGCAAAAAAAGGAGACGAAGAAGCGTATAAAGAAAAAAAGATCTTTTTATCCTCAATAGGCGGAAACGATTTTGAAGAGAAGCTAGAAATTGGAGGAAAAACTCTATACGTTAGATACAAAGATTTTATAAAAAACGCCGAAAAAATAGTCGTAGAAGATAAAAACGGAAAACCTATAATCTCTATTACGGTCGCAACTCCCTCCGGCCCGGAAATATATATACTCGAATACAACCAGTATGCAGACTTAGGACCTATTTTGATAACCTTTGGAGCCAAGGAGCCAAAAGAGGTTAAAAAACCCTACCTTCACATATTTATAAAAGATGGAAAATTTTACTTCACATCAAACCAAGATACAGGATATTTTAAAATGGCTACTCAGGAAAAAGGTATGTTAGCCGCAAACAAAGCGCATCCTTACGAAACGAAACTTATGTATATAATCAACGGAATTCAGCTTGTACCGCAAAAAGCTCTACTAAAAGGCGTCAAAAAGATCGTCTCAGCCGATGAAGTAGATAGCGCGATGAAGATGAAAGGACAAAAACTATCCGCTTTAGTAGTGGAGGTTGAACTAGACGGAGAAAAAAAAGAGGTAGCTTTAATGGGAATGGGTAGAAGGTTTAAAGGTTATAGCGAAAATATAAATATAAAGGATACGCAAATATCTTTAGAGTGGGGTTCCAAGGAGCTAACGTTACCTTTTTATCTCTATCTAAAAGATTTTGTCATCGAAAAATATCCTGGCTCTATGAGTCCATCTTCTTATGAGAGCCACGTAATACTTTATGATGAGAAAAACGGAGTAAAGATGCCATATAGAATCTATATGAACCACACTTTAGAGTACGGAGGATTCAAGTTCTTTCAATCTAGTTACGATCAAGACGAAAAAGGAACTATACTTTCGGTAAATCACGATCCGGGCAAATGGCCTACCTATATAGGATATATACTATTAGGAGTAGGCTTTTTGTTAAATATACTAAACCCGTACAGTAGATTTGGAAGACTTGCAAGAACTAGATATATCAAACCGACACAAAACGCTTTGGCGCTAATTCTATTTTTTACTATGGTATCTGGAAAACTTTACGCCCAAAACGAGCAGCATATTCATACTCATCAAATAAATAATATCGACAAAATCATAGAAACGGTTAAAAAAATCGACAAAAAACACGCAGATCTTTTTGGAACCATACTACTTCAAGGACCAGATGGAAGGATAAAACCTATAGATTCAGCAGCAATCGATATCTTGAACAAAATTCACGGCTCGGACACTATGTTTGGTTTAACACATAACCAGATCATTTTAGGAATGGCCTCCAAACCCACATACTGGCAAAAGATAAAAATGATAAAAGTAAACCATCCCGGAGTAAAAAAGCTTTTAGGCCTAAACGAAAACGAAAAATATTTCGCTTTTATAGATATTTTCGATAAATACGGTAACTACAAACTAGCAAAACTAGTAGAAGAGGCGGTTAGAAAAAGACCTGGAGAGAGAGATAAGTTCGATAAAGAGCTAATAAAAGTAGATGAGCGTATAAACATAGCATATATGGTATATACCGGAGAGTTTATGAGAATATTTCCCCTAAAAAACGATCCAAACAAAACCTGGTACTCTCCCTCCGCAGCTTTAAAAACGTTTCCGCCCGAAGAGAGAAAAGTTATCAGAACTATTTTGGAAAAAAACTTTAAAGGACTCAACAAAGGACTTAATACGGGAGATTGGACTCTAGCGGACGAAGCGGTTAACGAGATAAAAGCGTATCAAAAAAAGTATGGATCCGATATTATTCCTTCTGAAAACAGAATAAAAGCCGAACTACTCTATAATAGGCTAGATATCTTCAATAGATTGGTGCCCGTTTATCTGATATCGGGTCTGATTTTGCTATTTTTTATTTTCGCTAGATTGATGAAACCATCTTTAAATCTTGAAAAACCAACAAAAATAGTGGTAATTATCCTGTTTTTAGCATTTTTGGCTCATACTTTCAATCTCGGATTAAGATGGTATGTAGCAGGACATGCACCTTGGAGCAATGGGTATGAAGCTATGCTTTATATATCTTGGTCGATCATACTAGCCGGGATACTGTTTGCTAGACAATCCGAATTTGCCGTATCCTCAACGGCTATTTTTGCTGGTATTACGTTATTTGTAGCACATTTAAGCTGGCTAGATCCGCAAATAACCACCCTAGTGCCAGTCTTAAAATCTTACTGGCTAACTATACATGTCTCCGTAATTACCGCTAGCTATGGATTTTTAGGACTGAGTGCGCTTCTTGGCTTTATCGCCCTAATACTCTTTATACTACTTGGATTTACCAAAAACACAGAAACGCAAAAGCAGATTGTGTTAAATATAAACGAAGCCAACAGGATAAACGAGATGTCTATGATAGTTGGTCTCTCTCTTTTAACGTTAGGCAACTTTCTAGGCGGAGTATGGGCAAACGAGAGTTGGGGAAGATATTGGGGTTGGGATCCTAAAGAGACATGGGCATTGGTTACTATTTTGGTCTATACCGCGCTTATACATTTAAGATTTGTTCCAAAAGCGTGGAATAGTTTCAATTTTGCCGCCTTTTCCGTAGTCTCTTACAGCTCAGTTATAATGACATATTTTGGAGTCAATTACTATCTATCGGGTCTACATTCCTATGCTGCCGGCGATCCGGTACCTATTCCGACATGGGTCTATTATGCAGTAGCCATAGTATCGGCTATTATCTTAGCCGCATACAAAAATACCCGAATATACGATAGCGTCAAAAAAGCCGCGCTAAGAGATATAAATTAG
- a CDS encoding cytochrome c3 family protein, producing MKLIVTLITISISFIYAGTILNTKHNLSVTGPGNIKASTEREVCVFCHIPHHSQPGKPLWNRSMPQSAYTMYESEYLKRTNYPLPADLGITEGTPGSLSRQCLSCHDGTVAIGSVYMVRGNILGNTLIDMLGVNADGTMPSTAEGFIGTDLSIHHPVGIEYDPTNIKNFDVGSKSIELKNSPDAPLKLYTYNGKQYVECSSCHDPHIENSKFLRVTTGINHGDNVKKTCMSCHTKNQNSTTLGAHGTATNTYTDTLVNSRYNNGASVSVSDLYCANCHTPHNGQGKPYLLRKVEQNSCYMGASDTRSTAPCHGTGSTLSTNKQIETVLNRLYSHPTNTIDGVHTNLDTLYGYGSVETDPAASHSVKWDTSKHAECMDCHNPHKAEAGTHAPAGQWYPTLPDISTNLVSNVLKGVTGIEPTSWPANWTQPTSFTTLAEAEKEYQICFKCHSYWALGPTQATASTEIATASTSAWIDNEAMNATDQAMEFNPNNKSAHPVIMPLNQMPGSYAPRGLDTWGTTDVMFPPWNQNLGNQTMYCSDCHGADNEDSVDPKGPHGSNAKFMLKGPNKYWPVDQNGNLFSTGQIQADGTIPGLFCANCHNLNYPHKQWIWRMSRLNIACVECHIAIPHGSPVSRLIGYTNFPEPYNYNYNGTKMLKIMGYRKANPTSLDILADNVYAPTCSGGGCHGKNVLGYGDGGSGYDPVTPQP from the coding sequence ATGAAACTAATTGTTACTTTAATAACCATTTCTATCTCTTTTATCTATGCCGGTACTATTTTAAACACCAAACATAACCTCTCCGTTACAGGTCCAGGTAACATAAAAGCCTCCACAGAGCGGGAGGTGTGCGTTTTTTGCCATATCCCCCACCATTCGCAACCCGGTAAGCCTCTTTGGAACAGATCTATGCCTCAATCGGCTTATACTATGTATGAGAGCGAGTATCTAAAAAGAACCAACTATCCGCTTCCGGCCGATCTAGGTATTACCGAGGGAACTCCGGGGTCACTCTCTAGACAGTGTCTTAGCTGTCATGACGGTACTGTAGCCATAGGTTCTGTTTATATGGTAAGAGGAAATATTTTAGGAAATACTCTCATAGATATGTTAGGGGTTAACGCCGACGGCACTATGCCCTCAACGGCCGAGGGATTTATAGGCACCGATCTCTCTATACACCATCCGGTCGGCATTGAATACGACCCTACAAATATCAAAAATTTTGACGTAGGAAGTAAAAGTATCGAGTTAAAAAATAGTCCCGATGCACCTTTAAAACTCTATACTTACAACGGGAAGCAATATGTAGAGTGTTCCTCTTGCCATGATCCCCATATAGAAAACTCAAAATTTTTAAGAGTTACAACGGGCATTAATCACGGTGATAACGTAAAAAAAACATGTATGTCATGTCACACCAAAAACCAAAATAGCACAACACTAGGCGCACACGGAACAGCAACCAATACCTATACGGACACTTTGGTAAATAGCAGATACAATAACGGCGCAAGCGTAAGCGTGAGTGATCTTTACTGCGCTAACTGCCATACCCCACACAACGGACAAGGAAAACCCTATCTTCTAAGAAAAGTGGAACAAAATAGCTGCTACATGGGCGCTTCCGACACTAGAAGTACAGCACCTTGTCACGGTACTGGAAGTACGCTATCAACAAATAAACAGATTGAAACCGTCTTAAATAGACTCTATTCGCATCCGACAAATACGATTGACGGAGTGCATACAAACCTAGATACGCTTTACGGTTACGGTTCGGTAGAAACTGATCCGGCAGCCTCTCATAGCGTTAAGTGGGACACATCGAAACACGCCGAATGTATGGATTGTCACAATCCCCATAAAGCCGAGGCCGGAACACACGCACCGGCTGGACAGTGGTATCCTACTTTACCCGATATTTCGACTAATCTAGTTTCAAACGTTTTAAAAGGCGTTACCGGTATAGAGCCTACTAGCTGGCCGGCCAACTGGACTCAACCAACCTCTTTTACAACTTTAGCAGAGGCCGAAAAAGAGTATCAGATCTGTTTTAAATGTCACTCGTACTGGGCGTTAGGACCTACTCAAGCTACAGCCTCTACGGAAATCGCCACCGCTTCAACCTCGGCTTGGATAGACAACGAAGCTATGAATGCTACGGATCAGGCAATGGAATTTAACCCCAACAACAAATCGGCTCATCCGGTAATAATGCCTCTTAACCAGATGCCGGGCTCTTACGCGCCTAGAGGTTTAGACACTTGGGGGACTACCGACGTAATGTTTCCACCTTGGAATCAAAATCTAGGTAATCAAACCATGTACTGTTCAGATTGTCACGGTGCTGACAATGAAGATAGCGTCGATCCTAAAGGTCCTCACGGCTCAAACGCAAAATTTATGCTAAAGGGTCCCAATAAGTACTGGCCGGTAGATCAAAATGGTAATCTATTCAGCACTGGTCAAATTCAAGCAGATGGTACTATCCCTGGACTATTTTGCGCAAACTGTCACAATCTAAACTATCCGCATAAACAATGGATCTGGAGAATGTCAAGACTTAACATAGCCTGTGTAGAGTGTCATATAGCCATTCCTCATGGTTCGCCAGTTTCAAGACTTATAGGATATACAAACTTTCCGGAACCCTATAACTACAACTATAACGGAACTAAAATGTTAAAAATTATGGGATATAGAAAAGCAAATCCTACCTCTTTGGATATATTGGCAGATAACGTTTATGCTCCTACCTGTAGCGGAGGCGGCTGTCACGGAAAAAATGTACTTGGTTATGGAGATGGAGGAAGTGGATATGATCCAGTCACTCCTCAACCATAA
- a CDS encoding 6-bladed beta-propeller, translated as MKKLWIVALAFTLQLCAQKNEKTLYWPQPPEKAKIAYVKSISKAEDLDIKKGFFAKIWDFFAGSEEKKLIKPFGIHFSDDKLYITDIGAKALFIFDLKNKKLKTIDVKKEFRFISPIDVTTDKRDNIYITDSVQKVVMVLDKNGNFLRKIGEKRLKRPTGIAYNKEKDLILVSDTLASKIKIFTPKGEYKSFIGGLGNKNGEFNRPTFINFDDKGFLYVSDSMNHRVQIFDKKGKFVKKFGSLGNTIGSFSNPRGLAVDKYGNIYITDTLFHAIQIFDNNGNILLSLGSYGQKAGEFAMPEDIEITKEGFVYVTDSYNMRVQIFKILNYK; from the coding sequence ATGAAAAAGTTATGGATTGTAGCTCTAGCTTTTACTCTTCAGTTATGCGCGCAAAAAAACGAAAAAACTCTTTACTGGCCACAGCCTCCGGAAAAAGCTAAGATAGCTTATGTAAAAAGTATATCAAAAGCCGAAGATTTAGATATCAAAAAAGGGTTTTTCGCAAAAATTTGGGATTTTTTCGCAGGTAGCGAAGAGAAAAAACTTATAAAACCTTTTGGCATCCACTTTAGCGACGACAAGTTATACATAACAGATATAGGAGCTAAAGCTTTGTTTATCTTTGATCTTAAAAATAAAAAGCTAAAAACTATAGATGTAAAAAAAGAGTTTCGCTTCATCTCTCCCATAGACGTAACTACCGATAAAAGAGATAATATATATATAACCGATTCGGTGCAAAAAGTGGTTATGGTTCTAGATAAAAACGGAAATTTTTTAAGAAAAATCGGAGAAAAAAGACTCAAACGCCCAACGGGCATAGCCTATAACAAAGAAAAAGATCTTATATTAGTATCCGATACGCTAGCTTCAAAAATAAAAATCTTTACTCCAAAAGGAGAGTATAAAAGCTTTATAGGAGGTCTAGGAAACAAAAACGGAGAGTTTAACAGGCCGACGTTTATAAATTTTGACGATAAAGGATTTTTATATGTTAGCGATTCGATGAACCATAGAGTACAGATCTTTGACAAAAAAGGAAAATTTGTAAAAAAATTTGGCAGTCTCGGCAATACGATAGGAAGTTTTTCAAACCCTAGAGGGTTAGCGGTAGATAAATATGGTAATATATATATAACCGACACGCTATTTCACGCTATTCAGATTTTTGATAATAATGGTAACATTTTATTGTCCTTAGGAAGCTACGGACAAAAGGCGGGAGAATTTGCCATGCCGGAAGATATAGAGATAACTAAAGAGGGGTTTGTGTACGTTACAGACTCATACAACATGAGAGTACAGATATTTAAGATACTAAACTACAAATAA
- a CDS encoding peptidylprolyl isomerase, with protein MNMKNFFKIFAPIIVVSIIFAQNQNKNVVAKVNDYNITKKELDIQVQLLIPRNFIHSNVSDEKRKELEKEALKDLINKRVLLDYAKKRGYKVSKKELKKAEKRFIKAYGNKENLKRRLKISNMSYEEFLKGLKEDLLIRKLYDKEVKKEFSEKELKEYYEKNRYKFKMPPKLKLKLIYLRNDPTDPKGRQKALKRAKEVMEKLKKGEDFSELARKYSNDMTRIKGGDMGFIHQGMLEEPIEKEAIKLKEGEISEPIETTKGFYIIKLEKKTPEKLFTFEEIKEKLKRELKAKEEKKRMEEILKRAKKESKIENYFNNR; from the coding sequence ATGAATATGAAAAATTTTTTTAAAATTTTTGCGCCGATTATAGTTGTTAGTATCATTTTTGCGCAAAACCAAAATAAAAACGTAGTAGCTAAAGTAAACGACTACAACATAACAAAAAAAGAGTTAGATATACAAGTTCAACTCCTTATACCTAGGAACTTCATACACTCAAACGTATCGGATGAGAAAAGAAAAGAGCTCGAAAAAGAGGCTCTAAAAGATCTCATAAACAAAAGAGTATTACTAGACTATGCAAAAAAGAGAGGTTATAAAGTATCGAAAAAAGAGCTTAAAAAGGCGGAAAAAAGATTTATAAAAGCGTACGGTAATAAAGAGAATCTAAAAAGAAGACTCAAAATCTCAAATATGAGTTATGAGGAATTTTTAAAGGGATTAAAAGAGGATCTTCTTATACGAAAGCTTTACGATAAAGAGGTTAAAAAAGAGTTTAGCGAAAAAGAGTTAAAAGAGTATTACGAAAAAAATAGATACAAGTTTAAAATGCCTCCAAAACTAAAACTAAAACTTATCTACTTAAGGAACGACCCTACTGATCCAAAAGGTAGACAAAAAGCTTTAAAAAGAGCTAAAGAGGTTATGGAAAAACTTAAAAAAGGAGAGGATTTTTCTGAACTTGCTAGAAAATACTCAAACGATATGACAAGGATCAAAGGCGGCGATATGGGATTTATACATCAAGGAATGCTTGAAGAACCTATCGAAAAAGAGGCTATAAAGCTAAAAGAGGGAGAGATAAGCGAGCCCATAGAGACAACAAAAGGATTTTATATTATCAAACTTGAAAAGAAAACTCCCGAAAAACTCTTCACTTTTGAGGAAATAAAAGAGAAACTAAAAAGAGAGTTAAAAGCAAAAGAAGAAAAAAAGAGGATGGAGGAGATACTAAAGAGAGCAAAAAAAGAGTCTAAAATAGAGAACTACTTCAATAATCGGTAA
- a CDS encoding 6-bladed beta-propeller has product MKKAKLILWFLYVTFILTGCTSQKQEEIKIVMPPPPEEPRLFYVTSYRGEANFVKNSTLDAFLGEQQKGLGKNLFKPYGVAAKNGVIYVTDTALALVFAIDTKNKKISFLGEKPPGKLALPVGIAIDSKGIVYVSDSKQKKVFGYDKNGNLVFALGEKGEFRRPSGIAINNKLNRIYVVDTKSHNVKVYDLKTKKLLFEFGKRGKEDGEFNFPTNIAIDRENNNVAIVDTQNFRVQIFDEDGEFLTKFGKLGNVPGMFARPKGIGIDSEDHLYVADAAFNNVQIFDQKGRILLFFGGAGFDPGKFYLPAGIYVDEEDKVYIVDSFNARVQVYQYVSDKWKKANPKKYQELKEYKKSNKKNEENKKDK; this is encoded by the coding sequence TTGAAAAAGGCAAAGCTAATTTTATGGTTTTTATATGTAACTTTTATACTAACAGGCTGTACTTCGCAAAAGCAAGAAGAAATAAAGATAGTCATGCCGCCGCCTCCTGAAGAACCCAGACTCTTTTACGTTACAAGTTACAGAGGAGAGGCGAACTTCGTTAAAAATAGCACTCTTGACGCTTTTTTGGGAGAGCAGCAAAAAGGGCTTGGAAAAAACCTTTTTAAGCCTTACGGAGTTGCCGCTAAAAACGGAGTTATATACGTCACTGATACCGCACTAGCGCTAGTTTTTGCTATAGATACCAAAAATAAAAAGATATCATTTTTAGGAGAAAAACCTCCCGGAAAACTGGCTTTACCGGTTGGAATAGCTATAGATTCCAAAGGGATTGTTTACGTCTCGGACTCGAAACAAAAAAAAGTGTTCGGTTACGATAAAAACGGAAACCTAGTCTTTGCTCTAGGAGAAAAAGGAGAGTTTAGAAGACCTTCCGGAATAGCCATAAACAATAAACTAAATAGAATATACGTAGTAGATACAAAGTCGCACAACGTAAAAGTGTACGATCTAAAAACAAAAAAACTACTTTTTGAGTTTGGAAAAAGAGGTAAAGAGGACGGCGAGTTTAACTTTCCTACCAACATAGCTATAGATAGAGAAAACAACAACGTAGCCATAGTGGATACCCAAAATTTTAGAGTCCAGATATTTGACGAAGACGGAGAGTTCTTAACAAAATTTGGAAAGCTTGGAAACGTGCCCGGGATGTTTGCTCGACCAAAAGGCATAGGAATTGACTCCGAAGATCATCTATACGTTGCTGACGCAGCCTTTAACAACGTTCAAATTTTCGATCAAAAAGGAAGAATACTTCTCTTTTTCGGCGGTGCCGGTTTTGATCCAGGAAAATTTTATCTACCCGCAGGTATTTACGTAGATGAAGAAGATAAAGTTTATATCGTTGACTCCTTTAACGCAAGAGTGCAGGTGTATCAATACGTAAGTGACAAGTGGAAAAAAGCCAATCCTAAAAAGTATCAAGAGTTAAAAGAGTATAAAAAAAGCAATAAAAAAAATGAGGAAAACAAAAAGGATAAATAG